Proteins found in one Corynebacterium sanguinis genomic segment:
- a CDS encoding glucosyl-3-phosphoglycerate synthase codes for MRVSVVIPALNEQDTVAHVVAACLASQAHEVVVVDSDSTDATASRAREAGARVINWADVYPQLPPRPGKGEALWRGVKAASGDVVVFIDADVTSVEARWVDTLAAPFVDAGIHLVKASYRRDLGAAAGGGGRVTELTAKPLLRALFPELADITQPLAGEYAIRRDTALELPFVDGYGVEAGLLLDVAATHGREAISQVELGARQHRNRPLTELGPMADVVAATILQRAGVASAGVGQRSPWASVRM; via the coding sequence GTGAGGGTCAGCGTCGTCATCCCAGCGCTCAACGAGCAAGACACCGTGGCGCACGTCGTCGCCGCGTGCCTGGCCTCGCAGGCGCACGAAGTCGTCGTCGTCGACTCCGACTCCACCGACGCCACCGCCAGCCGGGCCCGCGAGGCCGGGGCGCGGGTAATCAACTGGGCCGATGTGTACCCGCAGCTCCCACCGCGCCCGGGCAAGGGCGAGGCGCTGTGGCGCGGGGTGAAGGCAGCCTCCGGGGACGTGGTGGTGTTCATCGATGCCGACGTCACCTCGGTGGAAGCTAGATGGGTAGACACGCTCGCCGCGCCTTTCGTTGATGCGGGGATCCACTTGGTTAAAGCGTCGTACAGGCGCGACCTCGGCGCCGCGGCTGGCGGTGGCGGGCGGGTTACCGAGCTCACCGCTAAGCCTCTGCTGCGCGCGCTGTTCCCCGAACTCGCCGATATCACCCAGCCCCTGGCAGGCGAGTACGCGATCCGCCGCGACACCGCGCTCGAGCTGCCGTTCGTCGACGGCTACGGGGTGGAAGCGGGCTTGCTTCTCGACGTCGCCGCGACGCACGGCCGCGAAGCGATCAGCCAGGTGGAGCTCGGCGCGCGCCAGCACCGCAACCGCCCCTTGACCGAGCTCGGCCCGATGGCGGACGTGGTGGCCGCGACCATCCTTCAGCGCGCCGGGGTCGCGTCTGCGGGAGTGGGGCAACGATCACCGTGGGCGAGCGTTAGGATGTGA
- a CDS encoding amino acid permease, translated as MSHTISPPEPAAPRDPGASTGLRRGLKTRHLTMMGLGSAIGAGLFLGTGVGIQAAGPAVVIAYMIAGAITVCIMQMLAEMVAARPSSGTFSTYAEQAFGAWAGFAVGWLYWFMMIMIMAVEITGASRIVAGWFGVSPWIPALVAIVFFTVINFAAVRKFGEFEFWFALIKVAVIIAFLALGVALWLGLLPASGFVGFDNIAEVGFMPNGFGGVATALLAVAFAFGGIEMVTIAAAESEDPEVAVHSAIRSIMWRIGIFYIGSVVLITLLLPYSEIGGADVAAESPFTAVLQLANIPGAVGIMEAVIVVALLSACNTQIYGSSRFLHNLAHRCDAPVFFQATDSRGVPMRAVVLSVFFGFVAVALQYWNPPGLLPFLLNAVGGCLIVLWFAIAFSFLRLHPRLVASGEITHVRMWAPRVLPWATIALAACIVALMLTTAEGRFQMFAVVVVVGVVTIAGLVWTHTDTFKQRTALHTERTHLEH; from the coding sequence ATGTCCCACACCATTTCGCCGCCCGAACCGGCGGCCCCGCGCGACCCAGGTGCCTCCACCGGGTTGCGTCGCGGGTTGAAAACCCGTCATCTGACCATGATGGGCCTCGGCTCGGCGATCGGCGCCGGGTTGTTCCTGGGCACCGGTGTCGGTATTCAAGCCGCCGGACCAGCCGTAGTCATTGCTTATATGATTGCCGGTGCCATCACCGTGTGCATCATGCAGATGCTCGCCGAAATGGTCGCGGCGCGACCGTCGTCGGGCACGTTTTCCACCTACGCCGAGCAGGCCTTCGGCGCGTGGGCCGGCTTCGCCGTCGGCTGGCTGTACTGGTTCATGATGATCATGATCATGGCGGTGGAAATCACCGGCGCGTCCCGGATCGTCGCCGGCTGGTTCGGCGTCTCCCCGTGGATCCCCGCCTTGGTCGCCATCGTGTTCTTCACCGTGATTAACTTCGCGGCGGTGCGCAAGTTCGGCGAGTTCGAGTTCTGGTTCGCCCTGATCAAGGTCGCGGTGATTATCGCCTTCCTCGCCCTCGGCGTCGCACTGTGGCTAGGCCTGTTGCCCGCAAGCGGATTCGTCGGCTTCGACAACATCGCCGAGGTCGGGTTCATGCCCAACGGCTTCGGCGGTGTTGCCACTGCCCTGCTCGCCGTGGCGTTCGCCTTCGGCGGCATCGAGATGGTCACCATCGCCGCGGCGGAGTCCGAGGACCCGGAGGTCGCCGTCCACTCCGCGATCCGCTCGATTATGTGGCGCATCGGTATCTTCTACATTGGCTCCGTCGTCCTGATCACCCTGCTGCTGCCCTACTCCGAGATCGGTGGCGCGGACGTCGCCGCCGAGTCGCCCTTTACCGCCGTGTTGCAGCTGGCGAACATCCCCGGCGCCGTCGGAATCATGGAGGCGGTGATCGTCGTCGCGCTGCTCTCGGCCTGCAACACGCAGATCTACGGCTCCTCGCGTTTCCTGCACAACCTCGCACACCGCTGCGACGCCCCCGTGTTCTTCCAGGCCACAGACTCGCGCGGCGTGCCCATGCGCGCCGTCGTGTTGTCGGTGTTCTTCGGCTTCGTCGCCGTGGCCCTGCAGTACTGGAACCCGCCGGGTCTGCTGCCGTTTCTGCTCAACGCGGTCGGCGGCTGCCTGATCGTTTTGTGGTTCGCCATCGCGTTTTCCTTCCTGCGCCTCCACCCGCGCCTAGTGGCATCCGGCGAGATCACGCACGTGCGCATGTGGGCGCCGCGCGTGCTGCCGTGGGCCACCATCGCGCTTGCCGCTTGCATCGTCGCACTGATGCTCACCACCGCGGAGGGCCGCTTCCAGATGTTCGCGGTGGTGGTCGTCGTCGGCGTCGTCACCATCGCCGGGCTGGTCTGGACACACACTGACACGTTCAAACAGCGCACCGCGCTGCACACCGAGAGGACCCACCTTGAGCACTAA
- a CDS encoding GH32 C-terminal domain-containing protein encodes MSVYRPELHVTVERGILDAAAGILRDGKDIWHMFFQYRTDPDAPSRWGHSVSEGSAFDWVECNDAVAPFGGETGVRAGSVVAHSEGADFYFTSVTKAGMSVQISRADDLDALCDDVDEDYQVDPGIRRLGDVLSDEGGYTRFRSPCVVPNWEEADDRDKGQSGWLMLAMTGEPEAPVPVVLSSEDGTSWGVIGPLEFAGDPGFDPDAEHLVAPRIIRLRDEVDAQIYDVLMFTLERRGKDTTGYIVGTLQGAVFTVAKEARHIDFGHDFTRPRSTNYTPGSVAEDERLSHAYIFGVMTDTGRGGDATAEPNWEAEGWATTLSIPRRLTLQGGALYQTPPRGLPDAVAETERARMWTGLCEIPVGETGSVTAEIIDGEGNVAAVITHSGDEISLDRLDGAAASAPLGDDDEDNITILVDSSTIEVFAGGGAVAMSSRFWPNGGTADIRITTDGAAVVLNEWYRSASR; translated from the coding sequence ATGAGCGTTTACCGACCTGAACTGCACGTCACCGTCGAGCGTGGCATCCTGGACGCCGCCGCCGGTATCCTGCGCGACGGCAAGGACATCTGGCACATGTTCTTCCAGTACCGGACGGACCCGGACGCGCCAAGCCGCTGGGGCCACAGCGTCTCGGAGGGCTCCGCCTTCGACTGGGTGGAGTGCAACGACGCGGTCGCGCCGTTCGGCGGGGAGACCGGCGTGCGCGCAGGCTCCGTCGTCGCGCACAGCGAGGGCGCAGATTTCTACTTCACCTCCGTCACCAAGGCCGGCATGTCGGTCCAGATTTCGCGTGCCGACGACCTCGATGCGCTCTGCGACGACGTCGACGAGGACTACCAGGTTGACCCGGGCATTCGCCGGCTTGGCGACGTCCTGTCCGACGAGGGCGGCTACACTCGCTTCCGCTCCCCCTGCGTGGTGCCGAACTGGGAGGAAGCGGACGACCGCGACAAGGGTCAGTCCGGGTGGCTGATGCTGGCGATGACGGGCGAGCCCGAGGCCCCCGTACCCGTCGTGCTCAGCTCCGAGGACGGCACTTCCTGGGGGGTGATCGGCCCGCTCGAGTTCGCCGGCGACCCCGGGTTCGACCCGGACGCCGAGCACTTGGTCGCCCCGCGCATCATCCGGCTGCGCGACGAGGTCGACGCGCAAATCTACGACGTGCTGATGTTCACCCTCGAGCGCCGCGGCAAGGACACCACCGGCTACATCGTGGGCACCCTACAGGGCGCGGTGTTCACCGTGGCCAAGGAGGCCCGCCACATCGACTTTGGCCACGATTTCACCCGTCCGCGCAGCACGAACTACACCCCGGGCAGCGTCGCCGAAGACGAGCGGCTCAGCCACGCCTACATCTTCGGGGTGATGACGGACACCGGCCGCGGCGGCGACGCGACCGCCGAGCCGAACTGGGAGGCCGAGGGCTGGGCCACCACCCTGAGCATCCCGCGCCGGTTGACCCTGCAGGGCGGGGCGCTGTACCAGACCCCGCCGCGCGGGCTTCCCGACGCCGTGGCCGAGACGGAGCGCGCCCGGATGTGGACGGGCCTGTGCGAGATCCCGGTCGGCGAGACCGGCTCGGTCACAGCCGAGATCATTGACGGCGAAGGAAACGTCGCGGCCGTGATCACCCACTCTGGCGACGAGATCAGCCTCGACCGCCTGGACGGTGCGGCGGCATCCGCGCCGCTTGGCGACGATGACGAGGACAACATCACGATCCTGGTCGACAGCTCCACCATCGAGGTGTTCGCCGGCGGCGGCGCAGTGGCAATGTCCTCGCGCTTTTGGCCGAACGGCGGCACCGCCGACATCCGCATCACCACCGACGGTGCGGCGGTGGTGCTCAACGAGTGGTACCGCAGCGCGTCTCGCTAG
- a CDS encoding amino acid permease, whose translation MGLGMAVGAGLFLGVGAGIRAAGPAILLAYIVAGAIVVAVMRMLGEMAAAHPSPGSFATYGRLAFGNWAGFLLGWLYWFLLIMVGGAEITGAAAIMSQWFGVPQWVPALVTVLIFTAINLAQVRGFGEFEYWFAMIKIVVIVGFLIIGTALFLGLLPGTNFVGFDNIAESGFAPNGIAGIAAGLLAVAFAFGGIEVVTIAAAESKNPAAAVKKAVTSIIWRIGLFYIGSVVIIILLLPYSRIDDAQSAAESPFTQVLALANIPGAVGFMEAVIVLALLSAFNAQIYGTSRMAYQQALDGDAPAWLRRTNDQGVPINSVLVSVFFAFLSVGLQWWNPPGLLTFLMTAVGGCLIVIWVMISLSYMRLRDRLSGDDIARAPSWLAPVTLVALVGIVALMLFDASARNQILAVLALSAVLVGISALTRRA comes from the coding sequence ATGGGCCTGGGCATGGCCGTCGGCGCCGGACTGTTCCTGGGCGTCGGCGCGGGCATCCGCGCGGCCGGCCCCGCGATCCTGCTTGCCTACATTGTCGCCGGCGCGATCGTCGTGGCAGTCATGCGCATGCTCGGCGAGATGGCGGCGGCGCACCCCTCCCCTGGTTCCTTCGCCACCTACGGCAGATTGGCGTTTGGCAACTGGGCCGGCTTCCTGCTCGGTTGGCTGTACTGGTTCCTACTGATCATGGTCGGCGGCGCGGAAATCACGGGCGCGGCAGCGATCATGTCGCAGTGGTTCGGCGTTCCGCAGTGGGTCCCCGCCTTAGTCACCGTGCTGATCTTCACCGCGATCAACCTCGCCCAGGTCAGGGGCTTCGGCGAGTTTGAGTACTGGTTCGCGATGATCAAAATCGTCGTCATCGTCGGCTTCCTGATCATCGGCACGGCACTGTTCCTCGGCCTGTTGCCCGGCACAAACTTCGTCGGCTTCGACAACATTGCCGAGTCCGGGTTCGCGCCGAATGGCATCGCCGGCATCGCCGCGGGCCTGCTCGCCGTCGCCTTCGCGTTCGGCGGCATCGAGGTGGTCACCATCGCCGCGGCCGAGTCGAAGAACCCGGCGGCTGCCGTGAAGAAGGCGGTCACCTCGATCATTTGGCGCATCGGCCTGTTCTACATCGGCTCGGTCGTCATCATCATTTTACTGCTGCCGTACTCGCGTATCGACGACGCCCAGTCCGCCGCCGAATCCCCCTTCACCCAGGTCCTCGCCCTGGCGAACATCCCCGGCGCCGTCGGCTTCATGGAGGCCGTAATCGTGTTGGCGCTGCTCTCCGCATTCAACGCGCAGATTTACGGCACCTCGCGCATGGCATACCAGCAGGCCCTCGACGGCGACGCTCCCGCATGGCTGCGCCGCACCAACGACCAGGGCGTGCCGATTAACTCGGTGCTGGTCTCAGTGTTCTTCGCCTTCCTCTCCGTCGGCCTGCAGTGGTGGAACCCGCCGGGGCTGCTCACCTTCCTGATGACCGCGGTCGGCGGCTGCCTCATCGTCATCTGGGTCATGATCTCCCTGAGCTACATGCGGCTGCGCGACCGCCTCAGTGGCGACGACATCGCCCGCGCGCCCAGCTGGCTCGCACCCGTGACGCTCGTTGCGCTCGTCGGCATCGTCGCACTGATGCTTTTCGACGCCTCCGCGCGCAACCAGATCCTCGCCGTGCTTGCCCTTTCCGCGGTGCTCGTTGGCATCTCCGCACTCACCCGACGGGCCTGA
- a CDS encoding methyltransferase domain-containing protein, with product MLSDIVDVLADPIDGTRLAGAEDFTRLVSESGHSYDVAKQGYVTLSPGAGLNHEGDSLEMVISREVFLSQGHFAPFVEAVTERVSHALEATQAAEPVVLEVGAGTGYYLAHTLDSIAGVRGVGLDISVPAAKRLAKAHPRVGAVVADVWEGLPLLDASINAITVIFAPRNPAEFARVLAPEGEVIVMIPGSGHLDELRAPLGILGVEEGKLERLVEQAEGHLELIGEPEVLDYSMRLDRDSIAAQVGMSPSARHIEPATLAERLRTLPHHLNVTARGIIVRMRKA from the coding sequence ATGCTCTCTGACATTGTCGACGTTCTCGCAGACCCCATCGACGGCACCCGCCTTGCCGGCGCCGAAGATTTCACCCGGCTCGTTTCCGAGTCGGGTCATTCTTACGATGTGGCCAAGCAGGGCTATGTCACGCTGAGCCCCGGCGCCGGGCTCAACCACGAGGGCGACAGCCTGGAGATGGTGATATCCCGCGAGGTGTTCCTCTCCCAGGGCCACTTCGCCCCCTTCGTCGAGGCCGTCACCGAACGCGTCTCCCACGCCCTTGAGGCCACCCAGGCCGCGGAGCCGGTCGTGCTCGAGGTCGGCGCGGGCACCGGCTACTACCTCGCGCACACCCTCGACAGCATCGCCGGCGTGCGTGGCGTCGGCCTCGACATTTCTGTGCCCGCGGCGAAGCGCCTGGCCAAGGCCCACCCGCGGGTCGGTGCGGTCGTTGCGGATGTCTGGGAAGGGCTGCCGCTTCTCGACGCCTCCATCAACGCCATCACCGTCATCTTCGCGCCCCGCAACCCAGCGGAGTTCGCCCGCGTGCTCGCCCCGGAGGGCGAGGTCATCGTGATGATCCCGGGCAGCGGCCACCTCGACGAGCTGCGCGCCCCGCTGGGCATCCTCGGCGTGGAGGAAGGCAAGCTGGAGCGCCTCGTCGAGCAGGCGGAAGGCCACCTCGAGCTCATCGGCGAGCCGGAGGTGCTGGACTACTCCATGCGCCTCGACCGCGACTCGATCGCCGCGCAGGTGGGCATGAGCCCCTCGGCGCGCCACATTGAGCCCGCGACGCTCGCCGAGCGCCTACGCACCTTGCCGCATCACCTCAACGTGACGGCGCGCGGCATCATCGTGCGGATGCGCAAGGCTTAA
- the folP gene encoding dihydropteroate synthase: MAIINRTPDSFYDKGATFHLEKALERADAVIADGASIVDVGGVKAGPGEQVSVAEEIDRVVPLIAAVRERHRDVGISVDTWRAPVAEAAAEAGADLINDTWAGWDPELVEAAGALRIGYVCSHTGGATPRTRPHRVHYDDVVHDVVTQTVGLAERAASLGVPEDKVFIDPAHDFGKNTFHGLEILRRVDELVATGWPVLMALSNKDFVGETVDRPVGGRVAGTLAATAWAAARGVAAFRVHEVRDTVDVIRMTAAIGGDAPPLNTVRGLA; encoded by the coding sequence ATGGCGATCATCAACCGCACCCCGGATTCCTTCTACGACAAGGGCGCAACCTTCCACCTGGAGAAGGCGCTTGAGCGTGCCGACGCCGTCATCGCCGACGGAGCCTCCATCGTCGACGTCGGCGGGGTCAAGGCGGGACCGGGTGAGCAGGTCTCCGTGGCAGAAGAGATCGACCGGGTCGTGCCGCTCATCGCGGCGGTGCGCGAGCGCCACCGCGACGTGGGCATTTCGGTGGACACGTGGCGCGCCCCCGTCGCCGAGGCCGCGGCCGAGGCCGGCGCGGACCTGATCAACGACACGTGGGCGGGCTGGGACCCCGAGCTCGTCGAGGCCGCCGGGGCGCTGCGGATCGGCTACGTCTGCTCGCACACGGGCGGGGCAACGCCGCGCACGAGGCCGCACCGCGTGCATTACGACGACGTTGTCCATGACGTCGTCACGCAAACAGTCGGCCTGGCCGAGCGCGCGGCATCGCTCGGGGTGCCCGAAGACAAGGTCTTTATCGACCCGGCGCACGACTTCGGCAAGAACACGTTCCACGGGCTCGAGATCCTGCGCCGCGTCGATGAGCTCGTGGCCACGGGGTGGCCGGTGCTCATGGCGCTGTCCAACAAGGACTTCGTCGGAGAGACCGTCGACCGCCCAGTCGGCGGGCGCGTCGCGGGCACGCTCGCGGCTACCGCCTGGGCCGCGGCGCGGGGAGTGGCCGCCTTCCGCGTCCACGAGGTGCGCGATACCGTCGACGTGATCCGCATGACCGCGGCGATCGGCGGCGATGCCCCGCCGCTGAACACGGTGCGGGGCCTAGCGTGA
- a CDS encoding TIGR00730 family Rossman fold protein yields MAPHITPKPERNRKLRGPIMLRSDEQQQSTHDQRLLESQGSSDHDWKHADPWRVMRIQSEFVAGFDALSELPKAVTVFGSARLGEGTAEYEQAREVGKALVDAGYAVITGGGPGLMEGPNRGAHEAGGLSVGLGIELPFEQGLNDWVDLGLNFRYFFARKTMFLKYSQAFITLPGGYGTLDEVFEVLCMVQTGKVTNFPIVLMGVDFWSGLVDWIRGQQLARGLISEGDDQLFLVTDSVDEAVAYIVEAHKVMTDQRLKDTE; encoded by the coding sequence GTGGCGCCCCACATCACCCCGAAGCCCGAGCGCAACCGTAAACTGCGCGGGCCGATCATGCTGCGCAGCGACGAGCAGCAGCAGTCCACCCACGACCAGCGCCTGCTGGAGTCCCAGGGCAGCAGCGACCACGACTGGAAGCACGCCGACCCGTGGCGCGTGATGCGCATCCAGTCGGAGTTCGTCGCCGGTTTCGACGCCCTGTCCGAGCTGCCGAAGGCCGTGACCGTGTTCGGCTCCGCCCGCCTCGGCGAGGGCACCGCCGAGTATGAGCAGGCCCGCGAAGTGGGCAAGGCGCTGGTGGATGCGGGCTACGCCGTGATCACCGGCGGCGGGCCGGGGCTGATGGAGGGCCCGAACCGCGGCGCGCACGAGGCGGGCGGCCTCTCCGTCGGTCTGGGCATCGAGCTGCCGTTCGAGCAGGGCCTCAACGACTGGGTCGATCTGGGCTTGAACTTCCGGTACTTCTTCGCCCGCAAGACCATGTTTTTGAAGTACTCCCAGGCGTTTATCACCCTGCCGGGCGGCTACGGCACCCTCGACGAGGTCTTCGAGGTGCTGTGCATGGTGCAAACCGGCAAGGTGACCAACTTTCCGATCGTGCTCATGGGCGTCGACTTCTGGAGCGGCCTGGTCGACTGGATTCGCGGCCAGCAGCTTGCCCGCGGCCTCATCTCCGAGGGCGACGACCAGCTGTTCCTGGTCACCGACTCAGTCGACGAGGCCGTGGCCTACATCGTCGAGGCGCACAAGGTGATGACGGACCAGCGCCTGAAAGACACCGAGTAG
- a CDS encoding succinyltransferase, producing the protein MPLGAEATGIANIAMDGTTLDTWYPSPRLITDASLIDALTTGTTRVGARELSDRFLSIVGMDRDRLVELVPVRTVIANLSEPPVDAHDVYLRLHLLSHRLVKPLELNMTDCLEHLVPVVWTNKGPCLSDNFEHVRTSLRSRGQIHVYGIERLPRMVDYVVPSGVSIAEAERVRLGAYLAPGTSVMREGYVSYNSGSLGRARIEGRLSSAVVVGEGTNVGLSSALIATSAQRHNRTPLRVGRDCVLRPAAGVIGVDLGDRCEIGVNVMLEPTTTIVDSRSGAMISAGAIAGQSDISITNEPNSACPVLRPR; encoded by the coding sequence ATGCCGCTGGGAGCCGAAGCGACGGGAATCGCCAACATCGCCATGGACGGGACAACCCTGGACACGTGGTACCCCTCCCCTCGACTCATCACAGACGCTTCGCTTATCGACGCCCTCACCACCGGCACCACCCGAGTCGGGGCGCGAGAACTGTCCGACCGATTCCTCTCCATCGTCGGCATGGACCGCGACCGGCTCGTTGAGCTGGTGCCGGTGCGCACCGTCATCGCGAACCTATCCGAGCCACCCGTCGACGCCCACGACGTCTACCTGCGCCTGCACCTGCTCTCCCACCGGCTGGTCAAGCCCCTGGAGTTGAACATGACCGACTGCCTGGAGCACCTCGTGCCGGTGGTGTGGACAAACAAGGGTCCGTGCTTGAGCGACAACTTCGAGCACGTGCGCACCTCCCTACGCTCGCGCGGGCAGATCCACGTCTACGGCATCGAGCGCCTGCCGAGGATGGTCGACTATGTCGTGCCGTCCGGAGTGTCCATCGCCGAGGCCGAGCGCGTCCGCCTCGGCGCCTACCTCGCGCCGGGCACCTCCGTGATGCGCGAAGGCTACGTGTCCTACAACTCGGGGTCGCTGGGGCGCGCCCGGATTGAGGGCCGGCTGTCCTCCGCGGTCGTCGTGGGGGAAGGCACCAATGTCGGGCTGTCCTCGGCGCTGATCGCGACGTCGGCGCAGCGTCACAACCGCACCCCGCTGCGCGTCGGCCGCGACTGCGTGCTGCGACCCGCAGCCGGGGTGATCGGTGTCGATTTGGGCGATCGCTGCGAAATCGGCGTCAACGTCATGCTCGAGCCGACAACCACCATCGTGGATTCGCGCTCCGGGGCGATGATCTCCGCCGGGGCCATCGCGGGGCAAAGCGACATCAGCATTACCAACGAGCCGAACTCGGCGTGCCCCGTGCTCCGGCCGCGGTAG
- a CDS encoding DUF3117 domain-containing protein, giving the protein MAAMKPRTGNGPMEAVVESRKIVMRIPSDGGGRLVVELNAEEASELGALLLQAAGE; this is encoded by the coding sequence ATGGCAGCAATGAAACCCCGCACCGGCAACGGTCCCATGGAAGCAGTGGTGGAAAGCCGCAAGATTGTTATGCGCATCCCGTCTGACGGCGGTGGTCGCCTCGTGGTGGAATTGAACGCCGAGGAAGCGTCCGAGCTTGGCGCCCTGCTGCTCCAGGCGGCGGGGGAGTAA
- a CDS encoding cell division protein DivIVA, giving the protein MLSWILLMLIVAIVCLIGVMASVYLFGRGEALPPLAETTDVIEHNRRAVEQGDMNAVQLEVVHRGYKMDQVDALLTQLADLRRLTPDSEIRAATAKNGVGSGETPA; this is encoded by the coding sequence ATGCTGTCCTGGATCCTGCTCATGCTCATCGTCGCCATCGTCTGCCTGATTGGCGTGATGGCCAGCGTGTATCTCTTCGGCCGGGGCGAGGCGCTGCCGCCTCTGGCGGAGACCACCGACGTGATCGAGCACAACCGCCGCGCGGTCGAGCAGGGCGACATGAACGCGGTGCAGCTCGAGGTCGTGCACCGCGGCTACAAAATGGACCAGGTTGATGCCCTTCTGACCCAGCTCGCTGACCTGCGCCGACTGACACCCGACAGCGAAATTCGCGCTGCCACCGCCAAAAACGGCGTAGGATCGGGTGAAACGCCTGCGTGA
- the dapE gene encoding succinyl-diaminopimelate desuccinylase, translated as MALLNLFADPVDLTAALIDIESPSHHERDIADAIEAALRELEGVEVIRRGNTVVARTHHGLPQRVVLAGHVDTVPLAGNTPHRLEDGVLHGCGSVDMKSGLACYLGAFARLSTPHASAFDLTLIAYEGEEVSSEHNGLYHLERDRPELLAGDLALLGEPSGAIIEAGCQGTIRVFVRAHGTRAHSARSWLGDNAAHKLAGVLTRVAGYEPRSVTIAGCEYREGLNVVGLEGFVATNTIPDFAQLTINFRYAPDRSVDDAKAHLVEALQLEEGLELVWDDIAPAALPGLDDPVARDLIKAVGGNVRAKFGWTDVARFSTLGTPAVNFGPGDPGFAHKVDEQCPTEQIYTVARTLEAYLAARPAH; from the coding sequence GTGGCTTTACTGAATCTCTTCGCTGATCCCGTTGATCTGACCGCGGCTTTGATCGACATCGAGTCGCCCTCGCACCACGAGCGCGACATCGCGGACGCGATCGAGGCCGCCCTGCGCGAGCTCGAGGGGGTCGAGGTGATCCGCCGGGGGAACACGGTCGTCGCGAGGACCCACCACGGCTTGCCGCAGCGCGTCGTGCTCGCTGGCCACGTCGATACCGTCCCCCTGGCAGGCAATACCCCGCACCGCCTGGAGGACGGGGTGCTGCACGGTTGCGGGTCGGTGGACATGAAGTCGGGCCTGGCCTGCTACCTGGGAGCTTTCGCCCGCTTATCGACGCCCCACGCCAGCGCTTTCGATCTGACACTGATCGCCTACGAGGGCGAGGAGGTCTCCAGCGAACACAACGGCCTGTACCACCTGGAGCGCGACCGCCCCGAGCTGCTCGCCGGCGACTTGGCGCTGCTCGGCGAGCCCTCCGGCGCGATCATCGAGGCCGGCTGCCAGGGCACGATCCGCGTGTTCGTGCGTGCCCACGGCACGCGTGCCCACTCGGCGCGAAGCTGGCTGGGCGACAACGCCGCGCACAAGCTCGCGGGCGTGCTCACGCGCGTGGCGGGTTACGAGCCGCGCAGCGTCACCATCGCGGGCTGCGAGTACCGCGAGGGGCTCAACGTCGTGGGGCTCGAGGGGTTCGTGGCGACGAACACGATCCCGGATTTCGCCCAGCTGACCATCAACTTCCGCTACGCGCCAGACCGCAGTGTCGATGACGCCAAGGCGCACCTCGTCGAGGCGCTGCAGTTGGAAGAAGGCCTGGAGCTGGTGTGGGACGACATCGCCCCGGCGGCGCTGCCGGGGCTTGACGACCCAGTGGCGCGCGACCTGATCAAGGCCGTGGGCGGAAACGTGCGGGCGAAGTTCGGATGGACGGATGTGGCGCGGTTCTCTACCCTTGGAACTCCGGCCGTGAACTTCGGGCCGGGCGACCCCGGCTTCGCTCACAAGGTGGACGAGCAGTGCCCGACCGAGCAGATTTACACCGTCGCCCGCACGCTCGAGGCCTACCTCGCGGCCCGGCCCGCCCACTAA